Proteins from a genomic interval of Acomys russatus chromosome 19, mAcoRus1.1, whole genome shotgun sequence:
- the Dyrk1b gene encoding dual specificity tyrosine-phosphorylation-regulated kinase 1B isoform X3 codes for MLAARPPHWGPHRAPAPRGPTASPDPGLSGGGSRGAGCEKAPPGRAPAPGLTPLRPSEPTMAVPPGHGPFSGFPGPQEHTQVQVLPDVRLLPRSLPLAFRDAAAAPLRKLSVDLIKTYKHINEVYYAKKKRRAQQAPPQDPSTKKERKVLNHGYDDDNHDYIVRSGERWLERYEIDSLIGKGSFGQVVKAYDHQTQELVAIKIIKNKKAFLNQAQIELRLLELMSQHDTEMKYYIVHLKRHFMFRNHLCLVFELLSYNLYDLLRNTHFRGVSLNLTRKLAQQLCTALLFLATPELSIIHCDLKPENILLCNPKRSAIKIVDFGSSCQLGQRIYQYIQSRFYRSPEVLLGTPYDLAIDMWSLGCILVEMHTGEPLFSGSNEVDQMSRIVEVLGIPPAPMLEQAPKARKYFERLPGGGWTLRRTKELRKDLVLRMLEYEPAARISPLGALQHGFFRRTADEATNTGPAGSSASTSPAPLDTCPSSSTASSISSSGGSSGSSSDNRAYRYSNRYCVGPGPPITDCEMNSPQVLPSQPLRPWAGGDVPHKTHQAPTSASTLPGIGAQLPPQPRCLGRPPSPTSPPPPELMDVSLVGSLPDCSPPHPAPAPQHPAASALRTRMTGGRPPLPPPDDPATLGPRLGLHGVPQSTAASS; via the exons ATGCTGGCCGCTCGCCCGCCGCACTGGGGGCCCCATCGCGCTCCAGCCCCCCGTGGGCCCACTGCCAGCCCTGACCcgg GTCTCAGCGGCGGTGGCAGCCGAGGTGCAGGATGCGAGAAGGCGCCCCCCGGCCGGGCTCCCGCTCCAGGCCTCACACCCCTGCGGCCCTCTGAGCCCACCATGGCCGTCCCACCAGGCCATGGTCCCTTCTCTGGCTTTCCAGGGccccaggaacacacacag GTCCAGGTGTTGCCTGATGTGCGGCTACTGCCTCGCAGCCTGCCCCTGGCCTTCCGGGACGCGGCTGCGGCGCCGCTACGCAAGCTCTCAGTGGACCTCATCAAGACCTACAAGCACATCAACGAg GTTTACTATGCGAAGAAGAAGCGGCGGGCCCAGCAGGCGCCGCCCCAGGACCCGAGCAccaagaaggagaggaaggtcCTGAACCATGGCTACGACGACGACAACCACGACTACATCGTGCGCAGCGGCGAGCGCTGGCTGGAGCGCTACGAGATCGACTCTCTGATTGGCAAAGGCTCCTTTGGCCAG GTGGTGAAGGCCTATGACCACCAGACCCAGGAGCTGGTGGCCATCAAGATCATCAAGAACAAAAAGGCCTTCCTGAACCAGGCGCAGATCGAGCTGAGGCTGCTGGAGCTGATGAGCCAGCACGACACAGAGATGAAGTACTACATAG TGCACCTGAAGCGGCACTTCATGTTCCGGAACCACCTGTGCCTGGTGTTTGAGCTCCTGTCTTATAACCTGTATGACCTCCTGCGCAACACACACTTCCGAGGAGTCTCACTGAACTTGACACGGAAGTTGGCACAGCAGCTCTGCACGGCGCTGCTCTTTCTGGCCACACCGGAGCTCAGCATCATCCACTGCGACCTCAAGCCTGAGAACATCCTGCTCTGCAACCCTAAGCGCAGTGCCATCAAGATCGTGGACTTTGGCAGCTCCTGCCAGCTTGGCCAGCGG atctACCAGTATATCCAGAGCCGCTTCTACCGATCCCCCGAGGTGCTCCTGGGTACACCCTATGACCTGGCCATTGACATGTGGTCCCTGGGCTGCATCCTTGTGGAGATGCACACCGGAGAGCCCCTCTTCAGTGGCTCCAATGAG GTGGACCAGATGAGCCGAATTGTGGAGGTGTTGGGCATCCCGCCCGCGCCCATGCTGGAACAGGCACCCAAGGCTCGCAAGTACTTTGAGCGGCTGCCTGGGGGTGGCTGGACCCTACGAAGGACAAAGGAACTCAGGAAG GACCTGGTGCTGCGCATGCTGGAGTATGAGCCCGCCGCCCGCATCAGCCCGCTGGGCGCTCTGCAACATGGCTTCTTCCGCCGCACGGCCGACGAGGCCACCAACACAGGCCCGGCAGGGAGCAGTGCCTCCACCTCGCCGGCGCCTCTCGACACCTGCCCCTCCTCCAGCACCGCCAGCTCCATCTCCAGCTCTG GAGGCTCCAGTGGCTCCTCCAGTGACAACAGGGCCTACCGCTACAGCAATCGATACTGTGTGGGGCCCGGGCCCCCCATCACCGACTGTGAGATGAACAGCCCCCAG GTCCTACCCTCCCAGCCTCTGCGCCCCTGGGCAGGGGGTGACGTGCCCCACAAGACACATCAAgcccctacctctgcctcgaCATTGCCGGGGATTGGGGCACAATTACCCCCCCAACCCCGATGCCTCGGAAGACCCCCatcaccaacatcaccaccacccccggaGCTGATGGATGTGAGCTTGGTGGGCAGCCTTCCCGACTGCTCCCCGCCTCATCCAGCACCCGCCCCTCAGCACCCGGCTGCCTCAGCCCTCCGGACTCGGATGACGGGAGGTCGaccacctctcccaccccctgATGACCCTGCCACTCTGGGGCCTCGTCTGGGTCTCCATGGTGTACCCCAGAGCACAGCAGCCAGTTCAtga
- the Fbl gene encoding rRNA 2'-O-methyltransferase fibrillarin, which yields MKPGFSPRGGGFGGRGGFGDRGGRGGGRGGFGGGRGGFGGGRGGFGGGRGRGGGGGFRGRGGGRGEWGGGFQSGGGRGRGGGRGAKRGNQSGKNVMVEPHRHEGVFICRGKEDALVTKNLVPGESVYGEKRVSISEGDDKIEYRAWNPFRSKLAAAILGGVDQIHIRPGAKVLYLGAASGTTVSHVSDIVGPDGLVYAVEFSHRSGRDLINLAKKRTNIIPVIEDARHPHKYRMLIAMVDVIFADVAQPDQTRIVALNAHTFLRNGGHFVISIKANCIDSTASAEAVFASEVKKMQQENMKPQEQLTLEPYERDHAVVVGVYRPPPKAKN from the exons GTTTCAGCCCCCGTGGGGGTGGCTTTGGTGGCAGAGGAGGCTTTGGTGACAGAGGCGGTAGAGGAGGAGGCCGCGGAGGCTTCGGCGGTGGACGAGGAGGCTTCGGCGGTGGTCGAGGAGGCTTCGGTGGAGGTCGAGGTCGGGGCGGAGGTGGTGGCTTCAGGGGCCGAGGAGGTGGACGAGGTGAGTGGG GTGGTGGCTTCCAGTCTGGGGGTGGCCGGGGTCGAGGTGGTGGCCGAGGAGCCAAGAGAGGAAACCAGTCAGGGAAGAATGTGATGGTAGAGCCACATCGGCACGAAG GCGTCTTTATCTGTCGAGGAAAGGAGGATGCCCTTGTCACAAAAAACCTGGTCCCTGGAGAATCTGTGTATGGAGAGAAGAGAGTCTCCATTTCA GAGGGAGATGACAAAATTGAGTACCGAGCCTGGAACCCCTTCCGCTCCAAGCTGGCGGCAGCAATCCTTGGCGGCGTGGACCAGATCCACATCAGGCCTGGGGCCAAGGTGCTCTACCTCGGTGCCGCCTCGGGCACCACCGTCTCCCACGTCTCAGATATTGTCGGCCCG GACGGCCTCGTCTATGCAGTTGAGTTCTCCCACCGCTCTGGCCGTGACCTCATCAATTTGGCCAAGAAGAGGACCAACATTATCCCCGTGATTGAAGACGCTCGGCACCCACACAAATACCGCATGCTTATCG CAATGGTGGATGTAATCTTTGCCGACGTAGCCCAGCCAGACCAAACCCGGATTGTGGCCCTGAATGCCCACACCTTCCTGCGGAATGGAGGACACTTTGTGATTTCCATTAAG GCCAACTGCATCGACTCCACGGCGTCGGCGGAGGCCGTGTTCGCGTCCGAGGTGAAGAAGATGCAGCAGGAGAACATGAAGCCGCAGGAGCAGCTCACGCTGGAGCCCTACGAGCGCGACCACGCCGTGGTGGTGGGCGTGTACCG GCCACCTCCCAAGGCGAAGAATTGA
- the Dyrk1b gene encoding dual specificity tyrosine-phosphorylation-regulated kinase 1B isoform X2 gives MLAARPPHWGPHRAPAPRGPTASPDPGLSGGGSRGAGCEKAPPGRAPAPGLTPLRPSEPTMAVPPGHGPFSGFPGPQEHTQVQVLPDVRLLPRSLPLAFRDAAAAPLRKLSVDLIKTYKHINEVYYAKKKRRAQQAPPQDPSTKKERKVLNHGYDDDNHDYIVRSGERWLERYEIDSLIGKGSFGQVVKAYDHQTQELVAIKIIKNKKAFLNQAQIELRLLELMSQHDTEMKYYIVHLKRHFMFRNHLCLVFELLSYNLYDLLRNTHFRGVSLNLTRKLAQQLCTALLFLATPELSIIHCDLKPENILLCNPKRSAIKIVDFGSSCQLGQRIYQYIQSRFYRSPEVLLGTPYDLAIDMWSLGCILVEMHTGEPLFSGSNEVDQMSRIVEVLGIPPAPMLEQAPKARKYFERLPGGGWTLRRTKELRKDYQGPGTRRLQEDLVLRMLEYEPAARISPLGALQHGFFRRTADEATNTGPAGSSASTSPAPLDTCPSSSTASSISSSGGSSGSSSDNRAYRYSNRYCVGPGPPITDCEMNSPQVLPSQPLRPWAGGDVPHKTHQAPTSASTLPGIGAQLPPQPRCLGRPPSPTSPPPPELMDVSLVGSLPDCSPPHPAPAPQHPAASALRTRMTGGRPPLPPPDDPATLGPRLGLHGVPQSTAASS, from the exons ATGCTGGCCGCTCGCCCGCCGCACTGGGGGCCCCATCGCGCTCCAGCCCCCCGTGGGCCCACTGCCAGCCCTGACCcgg GTCTCAGCGGCGGTGGCAGCCGAGGTGCAGGATGCGAGAAGGCGCCCCCCGGCCGGGCTCCCGCTCCAGGCCTCACACCCCTGCGGCCCTCTGAGCCCACCATGGCCGTCCCACCAGGCCATGGTCCCTTCTCTGGCTTTCCAGGGccccaggaacacacacag GTCCAGGTGTTGCCTGATGTGCGGCTACTGCCTCGCAGCCTGCCCCTGGCCTTCCGGGACGCGGCTGCGGCGCCGCTACGCAAGCTCTCAGTGGACCTCATCAAGACCTACAAGCACATCAACGAg GTTTACTATGCGAAGAAGAAGCGGCGGGCCCAGCAGGCGCCGCCCCAGGACCCGAGCAccaagaaggagaggaaggtcCTGAACCATGGCTACGACGACGACAACCACGACTACATCGTGCGCAGCGGCGAGCGCTGGCTGGAGCGCTACGAGATCGACTCTCTGATTGGCAAAGGCTCCTTTGGCCAG GTGGTGAAGGCCTATGACCACCAGACCCAGGAGCTGGTGGCCATCAAGATCATCAAGAACAAAAAGGCCTTCCTGAACCAGGCGCAGATCGAGCTGAGGCTGCTGGAGCTGATGAGCCAGCACGACACAGAGATGAAGTACTACATAG TGCACCTGAAGCGGCACTTCATGTTCCGGAACCACCTGTGCCTGGTGTTTGAGCTCCTGTCTTATAACCTGTATGACCTCCTGCGCAACACACACTTCCGAGGAGTCTCACTGAACTTGACACGGAAGTTGGCACAGCAGCTCTGCACGGCGCTGCTCTTTCTGGCCACACCGGAGCTCAGCATCATCCACTGCGACCTCAAGCCTGAGAACATCCTGCTCTGCAACCCTAAGCGCAGTGCCATCAAGATCGTGGACTTTGGCAGCTCCTGCCAGCTTGGCCAGCGG atctACCAGTATATCCAGAGCCGCTTCTACCGATCCCCCGAGGTGCTCCTGGGTACACCCTATGACCTGGCCATTGACATGTGGTCCCTGGGCTGCATCCTTGTGGAGATGCACACCGGAGAGCCCCTCTTCAGTGGCTCCAATGAG GTGGACCAGATGAGCCGAATTGTGGAGGTGTTGGGCATCCCGCCCGCGCCCATGCTGGAACAGGCACCCAAGGCTCGCAAGTACTTTGAGCGGCTGCCTGGGGGTGGCTGGACCCTACGAAGGACAAAGGAACTCAGGAAG GATTACCAGGGCCCTGGGACACGGCGGCTGCAGGAG GACCTGGTGCTGCGCATGCTGGAGTATGAGCCCGCCGCCCGCATCAGCCCGCTGGGCGCTCTGCAACATGGCTTCTTCCGCCGCACGGCCGACGAGGCCACCAACACAGGCCCGGCAGGGAGCAGTGCCTCCACCTCGCCGGCGCCTCTCGACACCTGCCCCTCCTCCAGCACCGCCAGCTCCATCTCCAGCTCTG GAGGCTCCAGTGGCTCCTCCAGTGACAACAGGGCCTACCGCTACAGCAATCGATACTGTGTGGGGCCCGGGCCCCCCATCACCGACTGTGAGATGAACAGCCCCCAG GTCCTACCCTCCCAGCCTCTGCGCCCCTGGGCAGGGGGTGACGTGCCCCACAAGACACATCAAgcccctacctctgcctcgaCATTGCCGGGGATTGGGGCACAATTACCCCCCCAACCCCGATGCCTCGGAAGACCCCCatcaccaacatcaccaccacccccggaGCTGATGGATGTGAGCTTGGTGGGCAGCCTTCCCGACTGCTCCCCGCCTCATCCAGCACCCGCCCCTCAGCACCCGGCTGCCTCAGCCCTCCGGACTCGGATGACGGGAGGTCGaccacctctcccaccccctgATGACCCTGCCACTCTGGGGCCTCGTCTGGGTCTCCATGGTGTACCCCAGAGCACAGCAGCCAGTTCAtga
- the Dyrk1b gene encoding dual specificity tyrosine-phosphorylation-regulated kinase 1B isoform X4, which yields MAVPPGHGPFSGFPGPQEHTQVQVLPDVRLLPRSLPLAFRDAAAAPLRKLSVDLIKTYKHINEVYYAKKKRRAQQAPPQDPSTKKERKVLNHGYDDDNHDYIVRSGERWLERYEIDSLIGKGSFGQVVKAYDHQTQELVAIKIIKNKKAFLNQAQIELRLLELMSQHDTEMKYYIVHLKRHFMFRNHLCLVFELLSYNLYDLLRNTHFRGVSLNLTRKLAQQLCTALLFLATPELSIIHCDLKPENILLCNPKRSAIKIVDFGSSCQLGQRIYQYIQSRFYRSPEVLLGTPYDLAIDMWSLGCILVEMHTGEPLFSGSNEVDQMSRIVEVLGIPPAPMLEQAPKARKYFERLPGGGWTLRRTKELRKDYQGPGTRRLQEVLGVQTGGPGGRRAGEPGHSPADYLRFQDLVLRMLEYEPAARISPLGALQHGFFRRTADEATNTGPAGSSASTSPAPLDTCPSSSTASSISSSGGSSGSSSDNRAYRYSNRYCVGPGPPITDCEMNSPQVLPSQPLRPWAGGDVPHKTHQAPTSASTLPGIGAQLPPQPRCLGRPPSPTSPPPPELMDVSLVGSLPDCSPPHPAPAPQHPAASALRTRMTGGRPPLPPPDDPATLGPRLGLHGVPQSTAASS from the exons ATGGCCGTCCCACCAGGCCATGGTCCCTTCTCTGGCTTTCCAGGGccccaggaacacacacag GTCCAGGTGTTGCCTGATGTGCGGCTACTGCCTCGCAGCCTGCCCCTGGCCTTCCGGGACGCGGCTGCGGCGCCGCTACGCAAGCTCTCAGTGGACCTCATCAAGACCTACAAGCACATCAACGAg GTTTACTATGCGAAGAAGAAGCGGCGGGCCCAGCAGGCGCCGCCCCAGGACCCGAGCAccaagaaggagaggaaggtcCTGAACCATGGCTACGACGACGACAACCACGACTACATCGTGCGCAGCGGCGAGCGCTGGCTGGAGCGCTACGAGATCGACTCTCTGATTGGCAAAGGCTCCTTTGGCCAG GTGGTGAAGGCCTATGACCACCAGACCCAGGAGCTGGTGGCCATCAAGATCATCAAGAACAAAAAGGCCTTCCTGAACCAGGCGCAGATCGAGCTGAGGCTGCTGGAGCTGATGAGCCAGCACGACACAGAGATGAAGTACTACATAG TGCACCTGAAGCGGCACTTCATGTTCCGGAACCACCTGTGCCTGGTGTTTGAGCTCCTGTCTTATAACCTGTATGACCTCCTGCGCAACACACACTTCCGAGGAGTCTCACTGAACTTGACACGGAAGTTGGCACAGCAGCTCTGCACGGCGCTGCTCTTTCTGGCCACACCGGAGCTCAGCATCATCCACTGCGACCTCAAGCCTGAGAACATCCTGCTCTGCAACCCTAAGCGCAGTGCCATCAAGATCGTGGACTTTGGCAGCTCCTGCCAGCTTGGCCAGCGG atctACCAGTATATCCAGAGCCGCTTCTACCGATCCCCCGAGGTGCTCCTGGGTACACCCTATGACCTGGCCATTGACATGTGGTCCCTGGGCTGCATCCTTGTGGAGATGCACACCGGAGAGCCCCTCTTCAGTGGCTCCAATGAG GTGGACCAGATGAGCCGAATTGTGGAGGTGTTGGGCATCCCGCCCGCGCCCATGCTGGAACAGGCACCCAAGGCTCGCAAGTACTTTGAGCGGCTGCCTGGGGGTGGCTGGACCCTACGAAGGACAAAGGAACTCAGGAAG GATTACCAGGGCCCTGGGACACGGCGGCTGCAGGAGGTGCTGGGCGTGCAGACGGGCGGGCCCGGGGGCCGGCGGGCGGGGGAGCCGGGCCACAGCCCCGCCGACTACCTCCGCTTCCAGGACCTGGTGCTGCGCATGCTGGAGTATGAGCCCGCCGCCCGCATCAGCCCGCTGGGCGCTCTGCAACATGGCTTCTTCCGCCGCACGGCCGACGAGGCCACCAACACAGGCCCGGCAGGGAGCAGTGCCTCCACCTCGCCGGCGCCTCTCGACACCTGCCCCTCCTCCAGCACCGCCAGCTCCATCTCCAGCTCTG GAGGCTCCAGTGGCTCCTCCAGTGACAACAGGGCCTACCGCTACAGCAATCGATACTGTGTGGGGCCCGGGCCCCCCATCACCGACTGTGAGATGAACAGCCCCCAG GTCCTACCCTCCCAGCCTCTGCGCCCCTGGGCAGGGGGTGACGTGCCCCACAAGACACATCAAgcccctacctctgcctcgaCATTGCCGGGGATTGGGGCACAATTACCCCCCCAACCCCGATGCCTCGGAAGACCCCCatcaccaacatcaccaccacccccggaGCTGATGGATGTGAGCTTGGTGGGCAGCCTTCCCGACTGCTCCCCGCCTCATCCAGCACCCGCCCCTCAGCACCCGGCTGCCTCAGCCCTCCGGACTCGGATGACGGGAGGTCGaccacctctcccaccccctgATGACCCTGCCACTCTGGGGCCTCGTCTGGGTCTCCATGGTGTACCCCAGAGCACAGCAGCCAGTTCAtga
- the Dyrk1b gene encoding dual specificity tyrosine-phosphorylation-regulated kinase 1B isoform X1 produces MLAARPPHWGPHRAPAPRGPTASPDPGLSGGGSRGAGCEKAPPGRAPAPGLTPLRPSEPTMAVPPGHGPFSGFPGPQEHTQVQVLPDVRLLPRSLPLAFRDAAAAPLRKLSVDLIKTYKHINEVYYAKKKRRAQQAPPQDPSTKKERKVLNHGYDDDNHDYIVRSGERWLERYEIDSLIGKGSFGQVVKAYDHQTQELVAIKIIKNKKAFLNQAQIELRLLELMSQHDTEMKYYIVHLKRHFMFRNHLCLVFELLSYNLYDLLRNTHFRGVSLNLTRKLAQQLCTALLFLATPELSIIHCDLKPENILLCNPKRSAIKIVDFGSSCQLGQRIYQYIQSRFYRSPEVLLGTPYDLAIDMWSLGCILVEMHTGEPLFSGSNEVDQMSRIVEVLGIPPAPMLEQAPKARKYFERLPGGGWTLRRTKELRKDYQGPGTRRLQEVLGVQTGGPGGRRAGEPGHSPADYLRFQDLVLRMLEYEPAARISPLGALQHGFFRRTADEATNTGPAGSSASTSPAPLDTCPSSSTASSISSSGGSSGSSSDNRAYRYSNRYCVGPGPPITDCEMNSPQVLPSQPLRPWAGGDVPHKTHQAPTSASTLPGIGAQLPPQPRCLGRPPSPTSPPPPELMDVSLVGSLPDCSPPHPAPAPQHPAASALRTRMTGGRPPLPPPDDPATLGPRLGLHGVPQSTAASS; encoded by the exons ATGCTGGCCGCTCGCCCGCCGCACTGGGGGCCCCATCGCGCTCCAGCCCCCCGTGGGCCCACTGCCAGCCCTGACCcgg GTCTCAGCGGCGGTGGCAGCCGAGGTGCAGGATGCGAGAAGGCGCCCCCCGGCCGGGCTCCCGCTCCAGGCCTCACACCCCTGCGGCCCTCTGAGCCCACCATGGCCGTCCCACCAGGCCATGGTCCCTTCTCTGGCTTTCCAGGGccccaggaacacacacag GTCCAGGTGTTGCCTGATGTGCGGCTACTGCCTCGCAGCCTGCCCCTGGCCTTCCGGGACGCGGCTGCGGCGCCGCTACGCAAGCTCTCAGTGGACCTCATCAAGACCTACAAGCACATCAACGAg GTTTACTATGCGAAGAAGAAGCGGCGGGCCCAGCAGGCGCCGCCCCAGGACCCGAGCAccaagaaggagaggaaggtcCTGAACCATGGCTACGACGACGACAACCACGACTACATCGTGCGCAGCGGCGAGCGCTGGCTGGAGCGCTACGAGATCGACTCTCTGATTGGCAAAGGCTCCTTTGGCCAG GTGGTGAAGGCCTATGACCACCAGACCCAGGAGCTGGTGGCCATCAAGATCATCAAGAACAAAAAGGCCTTCCTGAACCAGGCGCAGATCGAGCTGAGGCTGCTGGAGCTGATGAGCCAGCACGACACAGAGATGAAGTACTACATAG TGCACCTGAAGCGGCACTTCATGTTCCGGAACCACCTGTGCCTGGTGTTTGAGCTCCTGTCTTATAACCTGTATGACCTCCTGCGCAACACACACTTCCGAGGAGTCTCACTGAACTTGACACGGAAGTTGGCACAGCAGCTCTGCACGGCGCTGCTCTTTCTGGCCACACCGGAGCTCAGCATCATCCACTGCGACCTCAAGCCTGAGAACATCCTGCTCTGCAACCCTAAGCGCAGTGCCATCAAGATCGTGGACTTTGGCAGCTCCTGCCAGCTTGGCCAGCGG atctACCAGTATATCCAGAGCCGCTTCTACCGATCCCCCGAGGTGCTCCTGGGTACACCCTATGACCTGGCCATTGACATGTGGTCCCTGGGCTGCATCCTTGTGGAGATGCACACCGGAGAGCCCCTCTTCAGTGGCTCCAATGAG GTGGACCAGATGAGCCGAATTGTGGAGGTGTTGGGCATCCCGCCCGCGCCCATGCTGGAACAGGCACCCAAGGCTCGCAAGTACTTTGAGCGGCTGCCTGGGGGTGGCTGGACCCTACGAAGGACAAAGGAACTCAGGAAG GATTACCAGGGCCCTGGGACACGGCGGCTGCAGGAGGTGCTGGGCGTGCAGACGGGCGGGCCCGGGGGCCGGCGGGCGGGGGAGCCGGGCCACAGCCCCGCCGACTACCTCCGCTTCCAGGACCTGGTGCTGCGCATGCTGGAGTATGAGCCCGCCGCCCGCATCAGCCCGCTGGGCGCTCTGCAACATGGCTTCTTCCGCCGCACGGCCGACGAGGCCACCAACACAGGCCCGGCAGGGAGCAGTGCCTCCACCTCGCCGGCGCCTCTCGACACCTGCCCCTCCTCCAGCACCGCCAGCTCCATCTCCAGCTCTG GAGGCTCCAGTGGCTCCTCCAGTGACAACAGGGCCTACCGCTACAGCAATCGATACTGTGTGGGGCCCGGGCCCCCCATCACCGACTGTGAGATGAACAGCCCCCAG GTCCTACCCTCCCAGCCTCTGCGCCCCTGGGCAGGGGGTGACGTGCCCCACAAGACACATCAAgcccctacctctgcctcgaCATTGCCGGGGATTGGGGCACAATTACCCCCCCAACCCCGATGCCTCGGAAGACCCCCatcaccaacatcaccaccacccccggaGCTGATGGATGTGAGCTTGGTGGGCAGCCTTCCCGACTGCTCCCCGCCTCATCCAGCACCCGCCCCTCAGCACCCGGCTGCCTCAGCCCTCCGGACTCGGATGACGGGAGGTCGaccacctctcccaccccctgATGACCCTGCCACTCTGGGGCCTCGTCTGGGTCTCCATGGTGTACCCCAGAGCACAGCAGCCAGTTCAtga